agcttattttatttattttccggTAATTATGAGTTGTTCATGCAATGATCAAGATGTGTAATTTAGATAATTACAGCTCTTCAGAGGTCCACAAACAAACTCTGTTTATATcacgttgttgtttttaaatggatcAAACCAATGGAAACCTTTTCCTGTCTTTAATGGTTTAATGCTagaggacaaaaaaaatcaccatTTTGATTCAAGTGTGGGACGAATTCATTCCTTTAATGCACATTAGAGCAAGTGCATAGGAAGAAATTAATTTTTACCACAGAATATTGACACACAGATTTCTTCAGGCTGGGACTCTTATCAAACATTTGTAATTTGGGCCAGATTGGATAATTTATATGTGAGTTACAACAACTTGTTTTAATGGCAAAACATTGAAATTCACCATGCTGCCACTGATATGTTGTTTAATGAAAGCTCACAATTTCTTATCATCAAGGTCATGCAGCTCTGATTCCGACAACATGTTTGAGAGCAACCTTTTTTTCCTTGTTTAAGACGAGACGTCATCaatgtcattaaaaaacaaGGGCAAAAGTCCCGGATCCCGGAGGATTTGTAAAGTCATTTGGATTTATCCTCAGGGAACTATGAATGTCTGgacaagtttcatggtaattcATCCAGTATTTGTTAAGACATTACCACAAAGCTTTGCTCCGAGCACCGATAAACTGGGACAGTTTGCAGGATTGACATTTTATGGTGTGATTAAAAGCTGAGGTCAGCATATTTGTCACAGAGGTGCACGTGCACGTCTCACAGATGTTTGAagatgctgtttgtgtgtgataacAGGACACAGTATGGCCGAGACGCTCACAGTCGCCCTGCGTGTCGCTGAGGAGGCTATAGAAGAGGCCATCGCTAAGGCGGAGGAGTTCAGTGACAGCTTGGTGAGAATCCCTCcgttcttctttctctctgatttcccctcctctcttctctatCCCCTTGTTCTCTGCCATTGCCTCTTCATTCTCTCCCCCCCTCGTGTCAGTCACAGTGGGATGCAGTCGTGGCTTTAGGCAAAGACGTCGGCACAGACTGGTAATCACTCGCTTTGAACTGAATatgtcttcatgtgtgtgtgtgtgtgtaggagaagCAGAATGAGGCTCGGTATCTGCGGGACCACAGAGAGGAGCTCATAGAGGAACTCGCTACGACCATTGTGCAAAAAGTAGGTTGAGTAAGCGTGAGTTTTATTTTTACGTTAACTTacttttcccctttttaatgtgaaagaataaattaaattaaccttgtttttcaaatgcaaaTGCACACTGGAAAGTAGCTCACTTCACTTTGACTGCTGGATCAGGAGACCGTTgtatagtttaatttaattgcttttttcagtttcatttatcATTTGTTGGCCATCGGGTCTTTGAAAGTGAGATCAAAAATGTGTTCTCTACTTTAAGTGTTTAGGCGCACATCACatgaaaatggaaatgaataCTGGATTAATGCGTTTAGTTTCATGATTTAACATTATTCATGATTACTAATAAAATGCTGTTGcagaattacattttaatttgtctaatttgcatttattatcaaaatgttttatGCAAACGAAACCCATTTCTCCGTACATACCTCACGGCTCATTTTGTCTTGTTtcaccctcttcttcttcttcgtttcCTCTCAGATCATCCAGAGGAGGAAGCATTCAGAGATGCAGACAGAGTACGACTTTGTCTGGCCTCAGCCTCTGATCCAGCCCAGTGACCTGCCCTCTCCGTCTCAACCTCACACCTCTTCACAAGGACCACAGGACCCCCTCAAATCCTCCAACTCTCTTTGGGTCAGTGTGCACATCCACTCTAACCCTAAAAACATATGACACAACAAATGGTAACTAACTATATAAAGCTGGCATCTGTTGGTGCAAACTGCTGATTCTTGACCAGAAGGATTTGGTCTTTGATgatacagtttgtgtgtgtctgtgtattcatgTTCCTCTGGGTGGACCAACCAttgactctgtgtgttttccaggtttTAAAAGCACAGGAATGTTTTGCTCAGCAGGAAAGGACTTGAACTTTTCAGTCCCACCGGCCACATGCGTTGATGTGCTCTCGTTTAGCCTCTTTATTTGCCTGGTGTCCTCTATGATAATGACCTCTTCCTGTAATTAATCCTTGTGCTAAGCTGTAAATAGCCCCTGAATTAAGTTGAATATTTGATGTAATGGACTCAGATTCAAATTACACTTTTGGAGaaatcatttgtttgtgttttttatttaacttaataaGGAGGAAAAACGGCAATACAAAAGATCCACAGGTGTCAGGCCACAGTGGCatccagaagaaagaaaagagaagctcagttcaaaacacacagaactcaCAGTCGGACATTACTCTTTTACACAACATTACATGTTTACACAGAAAATCACTGTAGGCCAATATATACGctatattaatgtttaaaatctatgtccttatacagtatattatcTAAGCAAATAAAAATCAAAGTATCTATCAGTTCTGATCGATACCTAAAGAGTCAGACGAACAGCCAAATGCAGATTAACTTGCTTTCACTAAAGTTATAGGAGATTTATACACAatacagcaacaacacacatgtaaacCAGCCTCATAAGACTGCATACTCACATCagcattttacacacacacctgactgtGGTTCACACCACTTGTCAGCAGGGACCGTTGGAGATTTGTCATCGTCCCGTATGAGAGAAGCATCAAAGCGGCGCTCCCCGGGCCTCGCCATTCAGTTTCCAGCCGCTCAGCTCAGATCAAAGTCCTGTGAAATACGTCGGGATTCTCCTCAACTGCCCCACGGGACCGGCTCTGTTTATCAGCTCTATGCAAACACACTCAATGAGACTCATTGATGCAAATACTCTAAATCCGTGCTGCATGAACAAATTCTCACGGTGCATCCTACCCACTGTAAGAATTCATATTTCTTCTGCGCTCCACTAGAAACTTCAGTCTATGCCTGAACATACAttggcacttttttttttctaatttaaatttaaatttaagtgtGAGTTTATGCACATGTGCATCTTTTGAATCCACCCGTACAAACCCTTTCATTCTCAGTAGAGAAGCCTTTAAATCGACATCCCAATGTTtaaccaagtttcatggtattCAGTTTTTTTAGAAAAGGGTATATATACAAACTGTACAAATTTGTTCCACCAAGAAAACTTTCTGCAAAACCTAGAACATCCCCTCATTGATCGGAGGATGAGTCGCAGAGACATTTATGGGTGTagaagagagatgaagagatttGTAGAGCTTCTCCTGGCTGTCTACTTATTGAGTTGTTTTCTAGCTCCATCTGCTGATGAGAGTTTGAACTCACAGCTCTACTATCTACTACTAGTCTATCTGTCCCTGGATACTGTGCCACTGCAGTATTTGTCTGAGTGGAGCTTTTCTGACTGAGGCCTGTGGATTTAAGTGAGACAAGACCCAAAATTATAAAGAAAGCCTTTTCACGATTTTTTTCAAAGACACTATTCATTTTAACAGTTGGATTAAAtcagtgtgttgctgtgtgtgtgtgtggttatagAGGTCGCGGTCAGCGTTTTCCCTCACCAGTGACGACTCCCCAGAGAAGGGCCCAGAGGAGGGAGCCGGAGCAGGAGGTGACCTGCACGAGTACGCGTCTCTGAAGCGAGAGGCCAAGGCCACGTCCCTACCCAGCTGGAAGAGCGTTGATCGCCTGGACAACTCCAGTAAATACaaagttttcatttgatttttccTGCTGTCGATGTTGTTGCAGTAGCGTATTCCTTGTGTTTCGTATTTACCGTTTCCCCTGACCATGTATTTCATCCAACGACTACTTTTCGATAACTGCATGTTGTagctttcattttcatttagatTGTTCCTCTATTTCCAAACATTGCATCCCCTAAAGCTATTTTTAATAAGCACAGGTGGAAATGTGTCACATTTTAATAGTGTTTCTGTTGGTCATGCTCACCCAGGTGCATCTTCAGTGCTCCAGAGCCCAGACGGGAACTGGATCGCCCTGCACAGTTCTCAGCTGTCTCGGCCCAGCCTGCTGACCAAGAGGAAGAGCCTGGTGTTCAGCGTGTTGGAGAAGGAGTCCGGCGTCGTCTCGGCGTACGATGAGATGGGCTCCGACTCCGAGGAGGACAACGAAGGCGGATGGGGCGCGGCTTTGAGACAGTTCAGACGCAAGTTGTCCGACGAGACCTACTACACGGACTCGCAGCACGACCCGGAGTGGACGTACACCCAGCACCTTCCCATCACGTCGCCGTCCTCCGGCCAGTACACCAACACAGAGACTCTCAACTCGGACTCAGAGGCTTCGTCTGTGCTGTCCGCGTGTCCTCGTAAACCACCTCATAACTTGTTGAGGAAGAAAGGACCGGCGGAGACACACCTGCACCCCAATCACCAGCCCCTGTACCACCAACACCTGCAACAGAACTTCTCTCCGTACCCTCTGCACTCAGAGGCACTGGATGTGAACTTTAACCCCAAGGTTATTTGGATTTACTTCATAAGTTAGGTTAACTCTTTACTACAAGTACTGATAGAGACATTTTCTAAAGTTTTCACCACTGCAAAAGGTTTTTAAGGTTTATTGATAGTGAGTACTAAGCGTCTATAGCTGTTCCTTAGCCCCATGGACTCAAGAAGTCGATAATCTAAATTCATAATGTCCAGGTGCATCACAAACAAGCACATAAATACAGGGTGATGGGAGGCTTCTAATGTTGGCAACCAAATTGATCGCAGCAAAAATGTACTCAGTATGTACTTATATAGtaatttattattatgtataaCTTTACCCATAATTGATACTGATTCGTCactattaaagtaattttgtTTAAATGGGCCATAAGATCAATGATTAACGTGGTAGgaaggaataaaaacatttgtaagTTCGGATTtctatttattatattgtactTTTTTCATCTACAATATCAGACTTTTATTCCCTCTAAAATGTAGCAGAGTAGAAATAGAAAGTACCATCACATCAAATGGAACTGCGGGCCCCTTTAGCTGTGCAGCACTGTGTGTTGTGCATATGTGCTCAACTACTTTTGCACACTGTTCCCAGGTGATGGGAGACAGCAGCGAGGCCGAGGAGCGGCAGATCGACCCGGTCAGAAGGTCGCGACGACGACGGAAAAGCAAGAGGGAGTCGTCAACGGAGCAGAACAAACCTGGAGGCCAGAGCCACACACAGTCCATCTACCCCTTAGTACAGgtgaatgaaatgtaatttattattgTTGGTATTTCAAATACCttttgtcagtgaaaaaaatcCTAGAAGTTTTACCATTCGAGGGcagcaaacaaaagttattTCTACAGCAACTTGTTTCTATCTGTGATGTGTATATTTCATggttaatgtttattttcctttcttgcctgtgtccttgtgtttctctcttaaTTGAAGGAGAACAGTGGTTTCCTGCTCAACGCCCTGCTGAAGAGGGGTATGAGTGAGGAGCAGCAAGCACCAGACAATATGCCTACAGCCCCGGCTGCACTGGACACCTTCAGACTAGATGCCATGACACCAGAGCCCGAGGACTTGGACACAGTGGCCCCAAATTCCGCAGCCCTGAATCCCCCACAGCCCCACTCTCTATCTCCAGGGTCACAGCACCTGGGCATCGGCTCAGGACCCGGAGACCTGGAAGAGGAGCTGCGATCCCGACTCAGTCAGCTGGTCAAACGTGCCAACAGCAAAGAGGACAGCTCGGCTGGAGAGGAGTggcctgcagacagacaggcggaCAAAGACagtgacagacaaagagagaagaagaggctgaAAGACGCAGACAGGGAACGGCAGAGGGCGAGTGAAACGGTGGAACAGGTGAACGGACAAGAGACGAAAAGGAGTGAGAGACTAATAAAGAGTCCCTCgatgagagaggaaggaagagtgagggagaggaggttgGAGAAGGGAGTGGAGAGTGTGGAGGAGAAGGTAGACGACCAGGAACAAACGAGAGGAGACAAAAGAGAAGCAAATagacaaagtaagaaacaaCATAGGAGAGATGTGGAGAAGGAGGCCGcacagaaaggaggaggaggaaggaggagtggTTCAAGTGCAAGTTCACCTGCTGTTACACCTTCTTCCCAGGAGGGGGCGCTGTCAGACaaccaggtgaggaggagaaaagaaagaagcatcGGTTTCCACAGCTTCTCATCAGCTTTTATCTCTGCCCTGCTcaagtttgtctgtctgtctgcagtttGATTAATTTCCCACCTTCCTCTCCCATCCGTTCGTTTAACAATCACCGCTGtgtgcttctcttcttctttttcgctggtgtgtgtgtctgtgtgtgcgtcaggaGGGACAGAACGACTCGGAGCAACAGCAGAGGCTCCagttgctctcctctctcttgcaGCAGGTGAGATATAGGTGAGACAGTGAAGGCGCACTGTGATATGTGCAGGAGGCCTTGCTCGATAACAACTATGGCAACGCAGCCACAGTCACTTAATgcattataatatatttattcctCCCTGAAACACACAGGCATACTGCATATTGGTGTTGTGCGTGTGTCTAACAGGGTCAAAGGTTGTTTGtacgtttttttaatt
The genomic region above belongs to Limanda limanda chromosome 20, fLimLim1.1, whole genome shotgun sequence and contains:
- the myripb gene encoding rab effector MyRIP isoform X1, translated to MGRKLDLSGLTDDEAEHVLKVVQRDMKLRKNEEERLSEMKQELAEEGSRCSILSKQHRFNEHCCIRCCAPFTFLINPKRQCLDCQYNVCKTCCTYNKRDKAWLCSACQKGRVLRTQSLEWYYNNVKSRFKRFGSAKVLKTLYRKHIIERGALSDLPESSVHDGSNDNDGSICGSDSAFYKQSEGHSMAETLTVALRVAEEAIEEAIAKAEEFSDSLEKQNEARYLRDHREELIEELATTIVQKIIQRRKHSEMQTEYDFVWPQPLIQPSDLPSPSQPHTSSQGPQDPLKSSNSLWRSRSAFSLTSDDSPEKGPEEGAGAGGDLHEYASLKREAKATSLPSWKSVDRLDNSSASSVLQSPDGNWIALHSSQLSRPSLLTKRKSLVFSVLEKESGVVSAYDEMGSDSEEDNEGGWGAALRQFRRKLSDETYYTDSQHDPEWTYTQHLPITSPSSGQYTNTETLNSDSEASSVLSACPRKPPHNLLRKKGPAETHLHPNHQPLYHQHLQQNFSPYPLHSEALDVNFNPKVMGDSSEAEERQIDPVRRSRRRRKSKRESSTEQNKPGGQSHTQSIYPLVQENSGFLLNALLKRGMSEEQQAPDNMPTAPAALDTFRLDAMTPEPEDLDTVAPNSAALNPPQPHSLSPGSQHLGIGSGPGDLEEELRSRLSQLVKRANSKEDSSAGEEWPADRQADKDSDRQREKKRLKDADRERQRASETVEQVNGQETKRSERLIKSPSMREEGRVRERRLEKGVESVEEKVDDQEQTRGDKREANRQSKKQHRRDVEKEAAQKGGGGRRSGSSASSPAVTPSSQEGALSDNQEGQNDSEQQQRLQLLSSLLQQKYSAASLCSITTEVLKVLNATEELIGEAGGESYTPSESMSASPISNCSETRRLDQKLTKMEENVYLAAGAVYGLEGALGDLEQCARSISSDTTDTDLAFLEDQVATAAAQVQHSEIQISNIEARISALKTAGMNVTVCNRFSKYKPPQAKPQTLDTSRHQRRKLPAPPLKEKLEPEQQVKVFRP
- the myripb gene encoding rab effector MyRIP isoform X2 — encoded protein: MGRKLDLSGLTDDEAEHVLKVVQRDMKLRKNEEERLSEMKQELAEEGSRCSILSKQHRFNEHCCIRCCAPFTFLINPKRQCLDCQYNVCKTCCTYNKRDKAWLCSACQKGRVLRTQSLEWYYNNVKSRFKRFGSAKVLKTLYRKHIIERGALSDLPESSVHDGSNDNDGSICGSDSAFYKQSEGHSMAETLTVALRVAEEAIEEAIAKAEEFSDSLEKQNEARYLRDHREELIEELATTIVQKIIQRRKHSEMQTEYDFVWPQPLIQPSDLPSPSQPHTSSQGPQDPLKSSNSLWRSRSAFSLTSDDSPEKGPEEGAGAGGDLHEYASLKREAKATSLPSWKSVDRLDNSSASSVLQSPDGNWIALHSSQLSRPSLLTKRKSLVFSVLEKESGVVSAYDEMGSDSEEDNEGGWGAALRQFRRKLSDETYYTDSQHDPEWTYTQHLPITSPSSGQYTNTETLNSDSEASSVLSACPRKPPHNLLRKKGPAETHLHPNHQPLYHQHLQQNFSPYPLHSEALDVNFNPKVMGDSSEAEERQIDPVRRSRRRRKSKRESSTEQNKPGGQSHTQSIYPLVQENSGFLLNALLKRGMSEEQQAPDNMPTAPAALDTFRLDAMTPEPEDLDTVAPNSAALNPPQPHSLSPGSQHLGIGSGPGDLEEELRSRLSQLVKRANSKEDSSAGEEWPADRQADKDSDRQREKKRLKDADRERQRASETVEQVNGQETKRSERLIKSPSMREEGRVRERRLEKGVESVEEKVDDQEQTRGDKREANRQSKKQHRRDVEKEAAQKGGGGRRSGSSASSPAVTPSSQEGALSDNQEGQNDSEQQQRLQLLSSLLQQQKYSAASLCSITTEVLKVLNATEELIGEAGGESYTPSESMSASPISNCSETRRLDQKLTKMEENVYLAAGAVYGLEGALGDLEQCARSISSDTTDTDLAFLEDQVATAAAQVQHSEIQISNIEARISALKTAGMNVTVCNRFSKYKPPQAKPQTLDTSRHQRRKLPAPPLKEKLEPEQQVKVFRP